A genomic segment from Scomber japonicus isolate fScoJap1 chromosome 11, fScoJap1.pri, whole genome shotgun sequence encodes:
- the LOC128368101 gene encoding cyclin-dependent kinase 5 activator 1-like, whose product MGTVLSISPASKKASIMDSNAAGDGSKTDKTLKRPSMFVSLSWKKLVSTSAKKSTKKVNPNLPPIREPPSSQVAQLNSENTRKTEERKPKAPIPVPVPTVPTVPKVPTVSLQNNETTTQNGRLSTVQKQPSRLSLVSPRRIVIQASTGELLRCLGDFICRRCDKVKELNSGEVILWFRNIDRTLLLQGWQDQGFITPANVVFVYLLCDDTITDSIDNSTELQGTFHTCLYLAYSYMGNEISYPLKPFMIEANKDVFWETSLQIINRMSAKMLQLNADPHFFTEVFQDLKNQRDTNETTLDR is encoded by the coding sequence ATGGGAACCGTCCTCTCTATATCACCGGCGTCAAAGAAGGCGTCTATAATGGATTCCAATGCAGCAGGAGATGGATCCAAAACGGACAAGACCCTCAAACGGCCCTCCATGTTCGTCTCTCTGTCCTGGAAGAAGCTGGTATCCACTTCGGCCAAGAAGAGCACTAAGAAAGTGAACCCGAACCTGCCGCCCATCCGTGAGCCCCCGTCCAGTCAGGTGGCTCAGCTCAACAGCGAAAACACCAGGAAAACCGAAGAAAGAAAACCCAAAGCACCGATTCCCGTCCCGGTGCCCACAGTGCCCACGGTGCCCAAGGTACCCACGGTATCCTTGCAAAACAACGAGACTACCACCCAAAACGGAAGGCTCTCCACGGTCCAGAAACAACCCAGCCGCCTGTCTCTGGTGTCACCCAGGCGGATAGTCATACAGGCTTCCACCGGGGAGCTACTGCGGTGTTTGGGGGACTTTATATGCCGCAGGTGTGATAAAGTGAAAGAGTTAAACAGCGGAGAGGTGATCCTCTGGTTTCGAAACATTGACCGGACTCTTTTGCTCCAGGGCTGGCAGGATCAGGGTTTCATCACGCCGGCTAACGTGGTGTTCGTGTACCTGCTTTGCGATGACACAATAACGGACAGCATTGATAACAGTACCGAGCTTCAGGGCACCTTTCATACTTGCCTCTACCTCGCATACTCCTACATGGGCAACGAGATCTCCTACCCACTCAAGCCATTCATGATCGAGGCGAACAAGGACGTTTTCTGGGAGACGTCGCTCCAGATCATCAACAGGATGAGTGCCAAAATGCTGCAGTTGAACGCAGACCCGCATTTTTTCACCGAGGTCTTCCAGGACCTCAAAAACCA